In bacterium, a single window of DNA contains:
- a CDS encoding Gfo/Idh/MocA family oxidoreductase, protein MAKRIGFYDNKLENWHANTYLEILRDKLPDCGYEISVCKALDEADGREWAKKNNVPYAGSIEEFADKCDYVMILAPSDPELHLQMAETILPLGKTTFIDKTFAPDLATARKIFALADKHNVAVITTSALRFTDEFNAVVKEIGKSGIKHMSMWGGGRSFGEYSIHPVEGIISTMGADVTHVMRWGDEQFSQVNMKFKGGRTATAYVYVNIACPYMAVITDAKEVKFHNVDSPIFDTQTKHILDFFAKGKPTIPREESLAVREILDIASDPKNHGKWVATSLA, encoded by the coding sequence ATGGCAAAAAGAATAGGATTCTACGATAACAAACTTGAAAACTGGCATGCAAACACATATCTGGAAATCTTGCGCGACAAGTTGCCGGACTGCGGATACGAGATATCTGTCTGCAAAGCTCTGGACGAAGCCGATGGACGCGAGTGGGCAAAAAAGAACAATGTACCTTATGCAGGGTCTATCGAAGAGTTCGCCGATAAGTGCGACTATGTGATGATCCTTGCTCCGAGCGACCCCGAACTCCATCTTCAGATGGCCGAGACTATCCTACCGCTTGGCAAGACTACCTTTATCGACAAAACTTTCGCACCGGACCTTGCGACTGCACGAAAGATATTTGCATTGGCCGACAAGCACAATGTCGCCGTAATAACCACTTCAGCACTCAGATTCACGGACGAGTTCAATGCCGTGGTCAAGGAAATCGGCAAGAGCGGTATTAAACATATGTCGATGTGGGGCGGTGGAAGGTCGTTCGGCGAATACAGCATACACCCGGTCGAGGGTATTATCTCCACCATGGGCGCGGATGTCACGCATGTAATGCGCTGGGGAGATGAACAGTTCAGCCAGGTAAATATGAAATTCAAAGGCGGTCGGACTGCCACTGCATATGTTTATGTCAATATTGCATGCCCATATATGGCTGTAATAACGGATGCGAAGGAAGTCAAGTTCCATAATGTCGACTCACCGATATTCGACACTCAGACAAAGCATATTCTCGACTTCTTCGCCAAAGGCAAACCCACAATCCCGCGCGAGGAGTCTTTGGCAGTCAGAGAAATTCTTGATATCGCGAGCGACCCGAAAAACCATGGCAAGTGGGTCGCAACCAGTCTTGCATAA
- a CDS encoding SagB/ThcOx family dehydrogenase, with translation MNKRILLFSCALVLLTTCCCAFASDGKKSDDVYITLPQPQIDTTVTVDQAIKQRRSVRTYASEPVSLQQVSQLLWAAQGITDPATGHRTAPSAMATYPLTVYLVAANVKDLTPGAYEYIPDGHKLKPVKDGDQRINIGNQPQMVSAPVLFVYAADYKVTGEKFGKEKAKEFACIEIGHSAQNVLLEEVALGLIGVGMAGLDQAKTTATLGLTKSQEPLYVVSAGKKL, from the coding sequence ATGAACAAACGAATTCTATTGTTTAGCTGCGCGCTGGTTCTTCTGACAACGTGCTGCTGCGCATTTGCGTCCGACGGAAAAAAGTCTGATGATGTGTATATCACACTGCCGCAGCCGCAAATTGACACAACGGTCACAGTGGACCAGGCGATAAAGCAGCGGCGATCCGTTCGGACTTACGCATCCGAGCCGGTCAGCCTGCAGCAGGTCTCACAGCTTTTGTGGGCTGCTCAGGGAATTACCGACCCGGCGACAGGCCATCGCACTGCGCCTTCGGCCATGGCGACTTATCCTCTGACTGTGTATCTGGTGGCTGCAAATGTAAAAGACCTGACCCCTGGAGCATATGAATATATACCCGACGGGCACAAACTCAAGCCGGTCAAAGATGGTGATCAGCGCATCAATATCGGTAATCAGCCGCAAATGGTGAGCGCTCCCGTGCTGTTCGTATATGCCGCCGATTACAAGGTCACCGGTGAGAAATTCGGCAAGGAAAAGGCCAAAGAGTTCGCATGCATTGAGATCGGTCATTCTGCGCAGAATGTACTATTGGAAGAAGTCGCTTTGGGTCTTATCGGTGTGGGAATGGCCGGGCTTGACCAAGCAAAAACCACAGCCACCCTCGGGCTAACAAAGAGTCAGGAGCCGCTGTATGTCGTGTCCGCGGGAAAGAAGCTTTAG
- a CDS encoding Gfo/Idh/MocA family oxidoreductase, with amino-acid sequence MMTYKAAIIGCGNIARSHSSGYKAAGAEVIAVTDVYEEPANTLASELGAKVYRDFKALIDQAKPDVVSICTPPAFHEQAAVYALEAGVNVLCEKPMAHSVKSAQAIKNAADASKGLFMPAFRHRFIPANIKLKEMIAEGKIGDVVVFNNAFGGPMFNMEGKWFTKKDIAGGGCLLDTSSHSVDLFRFMIGEIKSQNGAITRHFKSTDVEDAGMICVSTQNGAMGNIQSGFVLGDWVANIEIYGTKGHLIFDYNTGPNVKYRATGESEWTTIELSPSTGFNEEIEHFLGAIGGKHPLAITAYDGLRCAEVIFSVYGQNS; translated from the coding sequence ATGATGACTTATAAAGCAGCAATAATCGGTTGTGGCAATATTGCGCGGTCCCATTCATCCGGCTACAAAGCCGCTGGCGCAGAAGTGATTGCAGTCACGGATGTCTATGAGGAACCGGCCAACACCCTGGCATCAGAACTCGGAGCCAAAGTATATCGCGACTTCAAAGCTCTGATAGATCAGGCAAAGCCGGATGTGGTGAGCATATGCACCCCACCCGCGTTTCATGAGCAGGCGGCTGTTTACGCACTCGAAGCCGGAGTAAACGTATTATGTGAAAAGCCCATGGCCCACAGCGTAAAAAGTGCCCAGGCAATCAAGAATGCGGCGGACGCAAGTAAGGGTCTTTTCATGCCTGCATTCAGACACAGGTTCATTCCTGCAAACATCAAACTCAAAGAAATGATAGCCGAAGGTAAGATCGGCGATGTTGTCGTATTTAACAATGCGTTCGGCGGACCGATGTTCAATATGGAAGGTAAATGGTTCACCAAGAAGGACATCGCGGGCGGCGGGTGCCTGCTGGACACCAGCAGCCATTCGGTCGATCTATTCAGGTTCATGATCGGTGAGATAAAAAGCCAGAATGGCGCAATCACTCGTCACTTCAAGAGCACGGACGTTGAAGATGCGGGTATGATCTGCGTCTCAACACAAAATGGCGCCATGGGAAACATTCAGAGCGGCTTTGTGCTGGGTGACTGGGTAGCAAATATAGAAATTTATGGGACCAAGGGACACCTGATCTTTGATTACAATACCGGACCGAACGTGAAATACCGCGCCACAGGAGAGAGCGAATGGACCACTATCGAACTATCGCCCTCAACCGGATTCAATGAAGAAATAGAGCATTTTTTGGGCGCAATAGGCGGCAAACATCCGCTTGCCATTACGGCATATGACGGACTGAGATGTGCAGAGGTAATTTTCTCGGTGTATGGACAGAATTCCTAG
- a CDS encoding sugar phosphate isomerase/epimerase, which yields MKIGAFLSSFALGVEDSLAKCKELGLDGVQLSDVRGELSIEELTESSAADCRRLVESYGLKISAVCGDIGGNQFTCESDVDERIARTKHIMNITRALGCEIVQTHIGEIPNDPDAKEWRVMQYAMDILGEYGDKIGCFLATETGPEEPALMKKFLDTIKHDLIKANNDPQNLPATFLVQHAVKHDSIKVNYDPANLVMNGFDQIGGVGILADYIVHTHAKDGIKHGGEVPLGEGAVNFPAYLKALKDIGYDGFFVIERETGPNPVDDIAMAANFLRSL from the coding sequence ATGAAAATAGGAGCGTTTTTGAGTTCGTTTGCGCTGGGAGTCGAGGACTCGCTCGCAAAGTGCAAAGAACTCGGGTTGGATGGAGTGCAGCTTTCCGATGTGAGAGGTGAGCTTTCGATAGAAGAGCTTACCGAGAGCAGCGCGGCGGACTGCAGGAGGCTGGTCGAATCCTACGGACTGAAGATAAGCGCGGTCTGTGGAGACATCGGCGGCAACCAGTTCACATGCGAAAGCGATGTGGACGAACGTATAGCTCGCACGAAACATATCATGAATATAACGCGAGCGTTGGGCTGCGAGATCGTGCAGACACACATCGGCGAGATTCCAAATGATCCCGATGCGAAAGAATGGCGCGTGATGCAGTATGCAATGGATATCTTGGGCGAATATGGTGATAAGATCGGCTGCTTCCTGGCTACCGAAACCGGTCCCGAAGAACCGGCGCTCATGAAAAAATTCCTCGACACTATCAAGCACGATCTAATTAAGGCCAACAATGATCCGCAAAATCTGCCCGCCACATTCCTTGTGCAACACGCTGTAAAACACGATTCAATTAAGGTCAACTATGATCCCGCCAACCTTGTAATGAACGGGTTCGATCAGATCGGTGGAGTCGGCATTCTCGCTGATTATATCGTTCATACTCACGCCAAAGACGGGATCAAACACGGCGGCGAGGTTCCTCTTGGAGAGGGGGCAGTCAATTTCCCTGCCTATCTTAAGGCGTTGAAGGATATAGGTTATGATGGGTTCTTCGTGATTGAAAGAGAGACCGGACCAAACCCTGTTGATGACATAGCAATGGCTGCCAACTTCCTCAGAAGTTTGTAA
- a CDS encoding MFS transporter codes for MSTASTTYRVGTLEYTKRALVVLFIWLLWGDFCFTLMETVEPSVLPFMLKSLGASNLIISTYINTIANAFNLTVCPVVSFMSDRYRSRFGRRIPYLIFSTPFVGLFLVLTGFSRQIGRFFFTHFFHHSVSSEVALTIGLIAVLVAGYQFFNMIVGSVYYYLFNDVVPQEHLGRFMALFRAVGTAAGAFFSFFIFQYARSHSTQIFVGFGILYFVGFLAMCLNVKEGEYPPAPKMEKSRNSTFAGIKTFFKESYCHKFYWYFYLSNAFWMASLAVNTFVVFRNLDIGLTMKEMGIIGGVAGVVATLLLIPAGYYVDKKHPIRVGMTAMAWTLIFVPLNAIFFLHMRHHMVLTLTIIITAITLPVSVVLTASELPLFMRLLPHTRYGQFSSANAVLRSFVMMIVGFLCGYYMDWLKFFSGHHLHLGGDYYYRFFFIWILVFGGLSFFFRVKLYKLWLKLGGDDSFLPPRFEEDELALRHTHAVNQETDTALESENAQ; via the coding sequence ATGTCCACTGCGTCTACCACGTATCGAGTCGGAACTCTGGAATATACAAAGCGTGCGCTTGTCGTGCTCTTCATATGGCTGCTGTGGGGTGACTTTTGCTTTACGTTAATGGAGACGGTCGAGCCTTCGGTATTGCCGTTTATGCTCAAGAGCCTGGGCGCTTCCAATCTGATTATCTCAACCTACATCAACACAATCGCCAATGCGTTCAATCTGACCGTGTGTCCTGTCGTTAGTTTCATGAGTGACCGATACCGCAGCAGATTCGGCAGGCGAATTCCCTATTTGATTTTCTCTACGCCTTTTGTGGGTCTGTTTCTTGTATTGACCGGTTTTTCCAGACAGATCGGCAGGTTTTTCTTTACTCACTTCTTCCACCACAGCGTTTCTTCCGAAGTTGCGCTGACTATCGGCCTGATAGCGGTTTTAGTGGCGGGCTATCAGTTTTTTAATATGATCGTCGGTTCGGTCTATTATTATTTGTTTAATGATGTGGTTCCGCAGGAGCATCTGGGCAGATTTATGGCACTCTTTAGAGCTGTGGGCACTGCTGCCGGCGCTTTTTTCAGTTTTTTCATCTTTCAGTATGCCAGGAGTCATTCCACCCAAATTTTTGTCGGGTTCGGCATTCTCTATTTTGTCGGTTTTTTGGCCATGTGTCTGAATGTCAAAGAGGGTGAGTATCCCCCTGCCCCCAAGATGGAGAAGAGCAGAAACTCCACTTTCGCGGGGATCAAAACTTTCTTTAAGGAATCTTACTGCCACAAATTCTACTGGTATTTCTATCTGTCCAACGCATTCTGGATGGCGTCACTTGCCGTAAACACCTTCGTTGTCTTCCGAAACCTGGATATAGGGCTTACCATGAAAGAGATGGGGATCATTGGTGGTGTGGCCGGTGTGGTCGCGACGCTGCTCCTCATACCCGCAGGCTATTATGTCGACAAGAAACACCCGATACGGGTCGGTATGACGGCCATGGCCTGGACATTGATATTTGTCCCGCTGAACGCAATTTTCTTTTTGCACATGCGCCATCATATGGTTTTGACATTAACCATCATAATAACTGCCATTACTCTGCCGGTAAGTGTGGTGCTGACAGCATCCGAGCTGCCTTTGTTTATGAGACTGCTGCCTCACACGAGATACGGCCAGTTTTCCAGTGCCAATGCGGTTCTTCGCTCATTTGTGATGATGATCGTGGGATTCCTATGCGGCTATTATATGGATTGGCTGAAGTTCTTCAGCGGGCATCACCTGCACCTCGGCGGCGATTATTATTACCGGTTTTTCTTTATATGGATTCTGGTGTTTGGTGGCCTTTCGTTCTTTTTCAGGGTCAAACTGTATAAGCTGTGGTTGAAGTTGGGCGGTGACGACAGTTTCCTTCCTCCCAGGTTTGAAGAGGACGAGCTGGCACTGAGGCATACGCATGCGGTCAACCAAGAGACTGATACCGCGCTGGAGTCAGAAAACGCTCAATAA
- a CDS encoding AraC family transcriptional regulator, with protein MKQNLYYNECLFVSADRDIKPYPIYVGDVIHSPDNVVSLHTHGHYEFSLFLTGEVDVLIGQKRYILRPGDVLVTKPGDIHQFSPISKEKEGWHFIYFGIDRIEPEELGFAYMKNRRRQFHDCYDLKPLLAQMLDELRRSNFGVQNVVSSLMTRILYLIARKIAPSARDRQAFCDVVGSARAYIDANSRHGLSIKQIADACCLSESRLSHVFAEKTGMTLSGYIRHVLMHAAIRMLEDTHNTVTGIADHFGYPSPQYFSRVFKKFWGYSPRECRSALRRMHGDFHKQVLGAK; from the coding sequence ATGAAACAAAATCTCTATTACAATGAATGTTTGTTTGTGAGCGCGGACCGTGATATCAAACCATATCCGATATACGTGGGTGATGTGATACACAGCCCGGATAATGTTGTCAGTCTGCATACTCATGGACACTATGAGTTCAGTCTATTCCTGACTGGCGAAGTTGATGTGCTTATCGGTCAGAAAAGGTATATATTGCGCCCTGGTGATGTGCTCGTCACGAAACCAGGCGACATTCATCAGTTCAGCCCCATCAGTAAGGAGAAGGAAGGATGGCATTTTATATATTTTGGGATTGATAGGATAGAGCCGGAGGAGCTTGGTTTTGCATATATGAAAAACCGCCGCAGACAGTTTCATGACTGTTATGATCTCAAGCCGCTCCTCGCTCAGATGCTGGATGAGTTGAGGAGGTCCAACTTCGGTGTGCAGAACGTGGTCAGCAGCCTGATGACTCGAATACTATATCTCATTGCCCGCAAGATCGCGCCCAGCGCCAGAGACCGACAGGCATTTTGCGATGTGGTGGGCAGCGCCAGAGCTTATATAGACGCCAATTCACGCCACGGTCTGAGCATAAAACAGATTGCCGACGCCTGCTGCCTGAGCGAGTCACGCCTGTCTCATGTTTTCGCCGAAAAGACCGGTATGACCCTCAGCGGCTATATTAGGCATGTGTTGATGCACGCCGCAATCAGGATGCTGGAGGACACACACAACACAGTGACCGGCATCGCCGACCACTTTGGCTATCCATCGCCTCAATATTTCAGTCGTGTCTTCAAAAAGTTCTGGGGTTACAGCCCGCGCGAGTGCCGCAGCGCACTGCGCAGAATGCATGGCGACTTCCATAAACAGGTATTGGGTGCCAAATGA
- a CDS encoding PAS domain S-box protein, giving the protein MYSVRVRILLLLLILVGLIILVIGSWHWHQSAQLETIRDASSKGYVTLMAEIDKEESLCKRTTLMFGAFICFIAVALYAIMIRWVCRPFIALSKAMTEQSPEPLCVLDGDRSEFGQFASLIRDHIQQTSDLKTIIDSILIGVVIIDARTHEILDVNPTVAAMIGSSKEEIIGHECHHHICPAERGKCPVTDLGQTVDFSSERVCLTADGLRVPILKTVVPITLNGRKCLLENFIDISKHKEVEEALRLAKEEAEAANQAKSEFLANMSHEIRTPMNGIIGMTQLALETQLTDEQRDYLQYVKSSADTLLTLINDVLDFSNMQAKKLELESVDFSLRNMLRDTIACFTTKADTKGLELTYNVRENVPDSLIGDLVRTRQVIMILIGNAIKFTEHGEIALSVEMNACADNKTTLLFSVSDTGIGIPPEKKKTIFLPFEQADGSLTRDYGGLGLGLAITHDLVRLMGGEIWFDSEIGMGSTFHFTLAFDLPSSSRADQEAA; this is encoded by the coding sequence TTGTATTCGGTCAGAGTTCGTATATTGCTTCTGCTGCTGATTCTGGTTGGGCTGATCATCCTGGTGATCGGCTCATGGCATTGGCATCAATCCGCACAACTGGAAACAATACGAGATGCTTCCTCAAAAGGCTATGTGACGCTGATGGCGGAAATTGATAAAGAGGAGAGTCTCTGTAAACGCACCACATTAATGTTTGGTGCCTTTATATGTTTTATCGCCGTTGCTTTATACGCCATAATGATCCGATGGGTATGCCGTCCTTTCATAGCACTGTCGAAAGCCATGACCGAACAGTCGCCTGAGCCTCTGTGTGTGCTCGATGGTGACAGAAGCGAGTTCGGGCAGTTTGCATCGCTCATACGCGATCACATTCAGCAGACGTCAGACCTCAAGACAATCATCGATTCGATTCTAATTGGAGTCGTTATAATTGATGCCCGGACACATGAGATACTCGATGTCAATCCGACTGTCGCTGCTATGATCGGATCATCAAAGGAAGAGATAATCGGGCATGAATGTCATCATCACATTTGCCCGGCAGAGAGGGGCAAGTGTCCCGTCACGGACCTTGGGCAGACTGTTGACTTCTCATCTGAACGTGTCTGTCTTACAGCCGATGGGCTCCGAGTTCCGATTCTGAAGACAGTGGTTCCGATCACACTAAACGGCAGGAAGTGCCTGCTTGAAAACTTTATAGATATCTCCAAACACAAGGAAGTCGAAGAAGCACTAAGGCTCGCTAAGGAAGAGGCAGAGGCTGCAAATCAAGCGAAAAGCGAATTCCTGGCAAATATGAGCCATGAGATCCGCACGCCGATGAACGGCATCATCGGTATGACTCAACTAGCCCTCGAAACCCAGCTTACTGATGAACAGCGAGACTACCTGCAATACGTAAAGTCCTCAGCCGATACGCTGCTGACTCTGATAAACGATGTTCTCGATTTTTCAAATATGCAGGCCAAAAAGCTGGAGTTGGAATCAGTCGACTTCAGCCTGAGGAATATGCTGCGGGACACGATTGCCTGCTTTACGACAAAAGCGGACACCAAAGGATTGGAACTAACATACAATGTTAGGGAAAACGTGCCGGATAGCCTGATCGGCGATCTTGTGCGAACGCGCCAGGTTATCATGATCCTGATCGGAAATGCGATCAAGTTCACTGAGCATGGCGAGATTGCGTTGAGCGTAGAAATGAATGCCTGCGCTGATAATAAAACGACCTTGCTATTCTCAGTTTCAGATACAGGCATCGGCATCCCACCCGAAAAGAAAAAGACGATATTTCTTCCGTTTGAGCAGGCCGATGGTTCATTGACCAGAGACTACGGCGGTTTGGGACTCGGTCTGGCAATCACACACGATCTTGTGCGGCTTATGGGCGGAGAGATATGGTTCGACAGTGAGATCGGCATGGGCTCGACATTCCATTTTACACTAGCATTCGATCTACCCTCGTCCAGTCGAGCGGATCAGGAAGCAGCATAA
- a CDS encoding insulinase family protein has translation MRRINHFIVLAIIFQALVISCAWGQASGVVETKLDNGLVVLTKEVHAAPVFTAQVWFKVGSRNEHTGITGISHMLEHMLFNSSKNYKRGEISSMIRKRGGIENAATWTDFTYYWQLLSSDNLEFSMKTLAERVGNALLLKDEFANERTVVLSELQGDENNPGWLVYRDNMSTAFMAHPYQWPVIGWESDVRNIDVSQLRAYYYTYYHPNNATLVLVGDFNTQKALALVKKYFGDKPKKQLPRPVYTTEPPQKGERDVVVRQEGSTQRIILTYHIPDINDPDSYPLMVLDQVISGGRASRLYQSMVESGLATSAWSNAGIRKDPCLFFIGATARQGIDADALEKELINQIEKLKSTLPTDEEMQAAKNQLEAYVIFQNDSVSDQGEQLGYYNTVANWHYLETLIPRIKAVTSERVRDVARKYLVAENMTKATFIPTNGSKGGSNGVPTGPVHYDKRMPDLCNYTSAAVSKTAPVKPLPIKNASSKSLTKPYRTVLPNGMVVIVQENHSNPTVAVSGYIKAGSYFDPKDKGGTAALVAEMIGRGTKTRSALDLAKLVEYVGANVDTSADVEYMSFSAKSLTKDFPLILDILSDELRNADFPQDQFDKAISERASALEQSKESPESMAYRAFYNTVFPADHPYHELTADQAQQEMKNITRSDLVSFYNAYYRPDTTIITIAGDVTGSQAVELVKKYFGDWSVSGPTPTIDVPTIQTQTQPDKVVIPMADKSEVNVIYGYALGVKRSDPDYYALRVMNQVLGGGGALGSILGTAMREKRGLVYNVYSTFDASLGAGPWYVTLGTNPKNVDQAIDVLKAEMDKMKENGVSKDKFIQARDFIIGIFPIALETNEGVARVLLNAEFYGLGMDYLQNYSKIYGSVTLDQVNAAAKKYLHPDNGTLVIAGS, from the coding sequence TTGAGAAGAATCAACCACTTTATAGTCCTTGCGATAATATTCCAGGCTCTGGTGATATCGTGCGCTTGGGGGCAGGCATCGGGCGTGGTCGAGACAAAGCTCGACAACGGCCTGGTGGTGCTCACCAAAGAAGTGCATGCCGCACCGGTGTTCACTGCGCAGGTGTGGTTCAAGGTCGGCTCGCGCAATGAGCATACCGGCATCACAGGCATCTCGCACATGCTCGAACACATGCTCTTCAACTCCAGCAAGAACTATAAAAGGGGCGAAATCAGCTCAATGATTCGCAAGCGCGGCGGCATCGAAAACGCCGCCACATGGACCGACTTCACATATTACTGGCAACTGCTGTCAAGCGACAACCTCGAATTCTCGATGAAGACCCTCGCCGAACGTGTGGGCAATGCGCTGTTGCTCAAAGATGAGTTCGCAAATGAGCGCACGGTCGTCCTTTCAGAGCTTCAGGGTGATGAGAACAATCCCGGCTGGCTGGTCTATCGCGACAATATGTCCACTGCATTCATGGCTCACCCGTACCAGTGGCCGGTGATCGGTTGGGAGTCGGACGTGAGAAATATAGACGTCAGTCAGCTCCGCGCATATTATTATACCTATTATCATCCAAACAACGCGACACTTGTCCTGGTCGGCGATTTCAATACTCAAAAGGCTCTGGCACTGGTAAAGAAATACTTCGGCGACAAGCCCAAAAAGCAGCTTCCAAGGCCGGTATACACCACCGAGCCGCCTCAAAAGGGCGAGCGCGACGTGGTCGTCAGGCAGGAAGGCAGCACACAGCGAATCATTCTGACATATCATATTCCTGATATCAATGATCCAGATTCGTATCCGCTTATGGTTTTGGACCAGGTAATCAGCGGCGGCAGGGCGAGCAGGCTGTATCAATCTATGGTCGAGTCCGGACTGGCGACTTCGGCATGGTCGAATGCGGGCATTCGCAAAGACCCATGTCTGTTCTTTATCGGAGCCACCGCAAGGCAGGGGATAGACGCTGATGCGCTGGAAAAAGAACTGATCAACCAGATCGAAAAACTAAAATCCACTCTGCCGACAGATGAAGAGATGCAGGCCGCCAAGAATCAGCTCGAAGCATATGTAATCTTCCAGAACGACAGCGTATCGGACCAGGGCGAACAGCTTGGTTACTATAACACTGTCGCAAACTGGCATTACCTTGAGACTCTGATTCCACGGATAAAGGCCGTGACCTCCGAAAGAGTGCGCGATGTGGCTCGAAAATATCTGGTGGCGGAGAACATGACCAAAGCCACATTCATCCCGACAAACGGCTCCAAGGGCGGGAGTAACGGTGTGCCAACAGGTCCGGTGCATTATGATAAGCGCATGCCCGATCTGTGTAATTATACTTCTGCGGCAGTGTCAAAAACAGCGCCGGTCAAGCCTTTACCCATAAAAAATGCATCGAGCAAAAGCTTGACGAAGCCATACAGGACAGTGCTGCCCAACGGTATGGTCGTGATCGTGCAGGAAAACCATTCCAACCCGACTGTTGCGGTCTCAGGTTATATCAAGGCAGGCAGTTACTTCGACCCCAAGGACAAAGGGGGCACTGCCGCGCTTGTTGCCGAGATGATAGGCAGGGGAACAAAGACCCGCTCAGCTCTCGATCTGGCAAAGCTGGTCGAATACGTCGGGGCAAATGTCGATACGTCGGCTGATGTAGAATATATGAGCTTTAGCGCCAAATCTCTGACCAAAGACTTCCCACTGATACTCGATATCTTATCCGATGAACTGCGCAATGCCGATTTTCCGCAGGACCAGTTCGATAAGGCCATCAGCGAAAGAGCATCCGCACTTGAACAGAGCAAGGAATCACCAGAGTCCATGGCCTATCGTGCTTTTTATAACACCGTATTTCCGGCGGACCACCCATATCATGAGTTGACTGCCGACCAGGCGCAGCAGGAGATGAAGAACATCACCCGCAGCGATCTGGTGAGCTTCTATAACGCTTATTACAGGCCGGACACGACGATCATCACGATTGCGGGCGATGTGACCGGCTCGCAGGCCGTGGAGTTGGTTAAAAAATACTTCGGCGACTGGAGCGTATCCGGTCCCACCCCGACAATCGACGTCCCTACCATTCAGACGCAGACTCAACCTGATAAGGTCGTGATTCCTATGGCGGACAAGAGCGAGGTGAATGTGATCTATGGCTATGCACTTGGAGTTAAGCGCTCAGACCCTGATTATTATGCGCTGCGTGTGATGAACCAGGTCCTCGGCGGTGGCGGTGCGCTCGGAAGCATTTTGGGGACGGCTATGCGCGAAAAGCGTGGGCTTGTCTATAATGTCTATTCGACATTCGATGCATCTTTAGGTGCAGGTCCGTGGTATGTCACTCTCGGCACAAATCCAAAGAATGTCGATCAGGCGATAGATGTGCTCAAGGCCGAGATGGACAAGATGAAAGAGAACGGTGTCTCGAAGGACAAATTCATACAGGCAAGAGACTTCATCATAGGCATTTTCCCAATCGCTCTGGAGACCAATGAAGGTGTCGCGCGAGTGCTTCTGAACGCTGAATTCTATGGTCTTGGCATGGACTATCTGCAGAACTACTCGAAGATTTACGGATCGGTGACGCTCGACCAGGTGAACGCCGCCGCAAAGAAATATTTGCACCCGGATAATGGCACTCTGGTAATTGCAGGTTCTTAG